The Tripterygium wilfordii isolate XIE 37 chromosome 23, ASM1340144v1, whole genome shotgun sequence genomic sequence AAACACAATTCGATTTCATCGGAAAGCtaacatgctagcgccaattcaggcAATAGCAATAGTTTCTCTATAGTcatcatgctagcgccaattcaggccacaaCTATGACTCCAATCTAGCTCTAGCTTTTACGCTAACGCCCATGCTGGCTATgtacaacctcaaacaaacgaggttgtatacttcgtcaacctcaaacaaacgaggttgtttACCATACAGCTTCAAACAAAATAAGTTGTACCTCATCAACATCAAACGGACATAGTTGTACTAGGCTGTACACGCCTCTCCAGAATACGCTTCATCAGGATACGTTTCATATACACGATATCTCAGATTATCTGTGTTACACATTCCATTTCATGTTATGCTTACTCAATCATTTCTTGTTCATTGTAGGGATACATCGTGTactactctccaagatgaatttgttttcatgcttagagagtgggggacaattgtaggtgccaaaaatgatATGGCCCCACATAGTCATATAACAACAAATCTAGTTGGACTATCCGGGATCACAAACCTAACCATTACAGTTAGGCCCGACTTAAAAGCCCACCATGAGGCCCAAGTATAATCTTTAGATCACTGCTAAGTAATGTAGCAGTCATCTGACACCATATGCGACATATCGTCTGACACTTGTTGCATGTGTCTTATGGTATATTTACTTTACTCTGTTTATGGTAACCTTTCCTTAACAAACAGGAACTAGGTTTCAGGACATCTTTACTGTATTGGCGGCCGTATAGAGGCGCCAATATAGTAAGGGCGCTGGCACGTAGGAGCGCCACTTCATGAACTACTTTTCCCGTAAAGCAGTTTCTGTCAATCCAGTTTACGGCCGACATTTATGGATGTGACAGGCTCATATCCCtaggtatgactttctttcatatacgtatctattcattaattaCCGCCTACAATTCAACCCATACCCTCATCGACACTTGTCTTGTTCATTtcatattgttactttatcattttatctatctatcaaccctgacacaaccgaaATAATAGACTTTATGTGTACGTCCTTTATACAAGTTGGTCCAATGAGACAAGTGAAATaaacacacaattcccgaggttgaTCTTCATTCTTCTATAAGTAACCCCCTCCATCCATACGCGGGGGATCAAGCAATTTCCAACCCAGAGAGTACAAAAAACAGTATTTACCAACCTTTCACAAAATATACTCAGACTAAACACTAAAACCATAgccggtcttccatctccgataaATACAGACTTGATCGTCAGAGCCTTCACGACCGGCACCACCCAaaccggttaaggagcttttaCAGTTGTTTTTGTCGTGACATTTGTAGGATTTAAGGTTGCAAATGGACCCCACAGAGataaaagttgacctttcaacgattgtagcaATTTGCCCCTACATTCTTGTGTCCACAAAAtctaaaaatgatttttttatttacttctCCCTCCTGCTTCTCCTCTCCATTGTAGCAAGCTATAAGTAGATCTATGCACGAGGGCTTCACTTTACAattatctctcttccttttcatcagaCATCTTCTTCGTCTTTGCGATTTGCTTCTGGATTTTATTTGCACCTCGATGGGTTCAATTTCTTGGTATACACATGCTTGAATTGGTACTGGACGCTCTAGGCGTTGCAATAGAagctcttcttcctcctccatgATCATTGTTGCGAGCAAAGAAAAATCTTGACTGATGTCATTCTCCTCCTCGAGTAACATATTAACCAAATGATTATGACAAGCCATATAGAATGTTAAAgtttgcaagaaaaataaaatggaaatgAGTGACGTTGAAAAAAGAGATTGAAAATGAGTGGAAGAGATATGACAAATGAGCTTATTTATAGATAGATGAAATGAGTGGTAGCTTAAATGAGTGGTAGATAAAAAGAGTGTTGACTGATAATGTTTGAGTGGTAGTTGAAATGGGTGCGTGGTAGCTAACATGAGTGGTAGATAAAATAAGTGGTGGTTGATAATGTTTGTGTGGTAGCTGGAACGAGTGTTGACTGATAGTGTTTGAGTGATAGTTGAAATGGGTGATAGCTGACATGAGTGATAGATAAAATAAGTAGTGGTTGATAATGTTTAAGTGGTAGTTGAAATAAGCGTTTACTGATAATGTTTAAGTGATAGTTGAAATGGATAGTAGTTGACATAAGTGGTAGATAAAATAAGTGACGATTGATAATGTTTGGGTGGTACCTGAAAGCCTGAAACGAGTGGTGGTTGTTAATATTTGAGTGGTAGATAAAATGATGTTGACTGATAATGTTTGAATGATAATTAAAATGAGTTTTAAATGACATGAGTGGTAGAAAAAATAAGTGGTGATTAATAATTTTTGTCAAGCACCAAATAAAGTTGAGTATCTTTAGCACTTCCCTAACTTGTAAGCCACTCCCAACGACAAATGCAGATGCAACAGACTTATGATAGCTAGCGATAAAACTTGAATAGAATAGAACTGATTTGGCTTATTCAATTACCAAACATCATAATATACCGTTCCTTTTTTTATTCCTCTTCTTGTCAAAATATTATGTAGTTCCTATAAAATTCCCTACTTCACATAAGAAAATCACCAAAATAGGTATAGCAAAAAATGATGAGTACCAGCTCAACTTAGATATTTCGCACAAGTCAGAGCCCAAAGCTTGACAAAAATGAGCTCCATTTTCTCccatccttttttctttcttcctcgaGTATTCTGAACGCCTATACGACAAAGACTGCATCAATAAGTAGCACCTGCTGAAGAATATAAAATAGCCATAAAGCACATAAAACGAAACCACTTGATCCAGAGAAGTAATCACTAACCCATAAAATTTTCAGGGTAGCCTCCCTTCGAAATAACTCACTCACTTAAATAGTACAGTATAGTTTGTATTGTAACCATTAGCCTTTAGGGATAGGATCTCGGGGGCAATATATTCCAACAAGTAAAGGTAGTGTAAGAAAGTTTATGAAGTTGAGATCCTCAGCAAGTGGAGTTGAAACATACCTCCGCTAGAAGCAATGTAAATAAAGTTCTGAGAACCATCAGACTACCAACCTGCTTATACAAATATCCAATCTATCCAGTTTGCTTGCTAAAATTCATCTGTGAGTATCTGCAAATTGAGGGGCAGAAAGAATGAGAAAAGAGTACAGTGAGTCTAGATGTAGACATTCATCTGCAGTTAATAAGTCTCGAATAACCAGTAGCAGGAAAACACCTAATGAAGCAATTCTGAGGTACTTTTTTGTTCTCGAAAGGACAACCACGCGACTAACCATTTCTTTCTGGATGCTTCCATCTGTTACCAGAGTTGCTGTTTTTTTAAAACGAAATCCAATGGAGAGTAAACAAGGTTAAAACCACATGGGGGAAAGCGGATTGTAGTGTCAACTGCCAATCAACTCAAGAGAAACAATTGGAAGAAATGTTTgcttaaggacactaaataataATTGCTTAACCCAATGAGACtgttgattgcaatttcttagCAGGTCGTAATGCAAATAAAAATTTCAGtgcaaacaaaataaatagttCTAAAGACAGAGTAAAGAAACACCACCATCTAAGAGTGAGTGTATATTCTTAAGTTTAGGGTTATAGGGTGTAAAACTTTCTTTCGGATATCAAATTAACACCTTCAAGGAAGTTGTGGCTACCCACATTTAATAACCATGAAGAGCTTCATTCACTGACACAGCAACGCGAGCGACACTAAAACAGGTATCATTTATACTAATGTTAGCTATAGGAATATAGATTTCACAAGTGTTGCCTAGGCACCGAAATTAAAGATCTAGCAACTATTTGTTCAGTGGTCCTCCTGACTGACCACGAGTTACATTTAGATCCCCTTTGCATcttaagagaaaaaagaaactcaTCAAATAGTAGAGAACGTACCATGCCATCTCAAACTTCTCGAGACCAACTTGGGTTTGAGCAATGACAAAAGCAGTATCAGTATATTAAAAATTTACACTTGAACATTTCCAATACTTATGCTTTGGTAACTCTATACGTAATGCTGAATTGCACTGTATCACCATTCTAATGAAGAAGGaaaatattaattgaaaaaTGCTTAATGTCATGTACATGCTAAGTAATACAAATCCATCATTTGTTCCTTTCAGGTTTTTCATGGTTAATCTGATATCTCACCTTTATGTAGATTTGCATTGTTGTCACTAATAGGTCCTCTCCCTTTGACAATTCTTGATGGATGGCTTTGCTTGTTAAGGTTATCATGGAGTTTACATTCATTTGTTTCTCTGCCTTGGTTATTGTGCCGTCCATGATAATGAACATCAGAAGTCATCCTTTCCTAATAACATTTTTCACAGGTTGTAATACTTGGATTTTGTCgggtcattttttaaaaaaaaaaaaaaatttttttttttagaagaagagTGGTTGACAATAGTGAGGTGGTAGTGTATTTTTATTAAGACTCAATCATAACAATTTCCTTCTTTCGGTGGtggcaaaaagaaaagaaagaaaaaacaaagagagtGGTTGACAATAGtgaagaaaaagtgaaaaagagtGGCCAACATTGTGAGGTGGTAGTGTATTTTTATTAAGACTCAATCATAACAATTTCCTTCTTTCGGTGAtggcaaaaagaaaagaagaaaaaacaaagagaaaagtcCAGAGAAGGGGGGAAAGAGGAGGAGAgtgggaaaagaaaagaaaaaaagaggctttgaaaaagggaaagaaaaagagaaaaaatgtgCTACTTAAGGGAGGGGGGCGTTGGTTTTAGAGGAGGATCAGGGGAGGAGAGAGGGACAAAAGGGAAGTGTTCTTGGAGGAGATTGGGGGCtgcacaaacacaaaaaccagGAGAAAAAAGGCTGAAAGAAAACAGAATCGGGAGAAGGAAAGGAGAGTGGAACCAgaggagaagaaggaagagaaagtCATTCTACCTTGTTATCTCTCTATTTCTGTTTCTAAGAAGGTAACACTCACCATTCAATCCTTTCTTCTTTGCTGGAATTTGTATTGAGTTGTGAATTTCACCTTTATTTTGATTTAAATCTGAATTGGTAAGAGTTTCGTTCATGGTTGGAAATTCTATGAGGAAAGTATGTTGACCAGATTTGatagaatgaaactttatttcgagtttcaagtttgttttttttcttcttgatttgCTTAGTAATGTACAAGATTCAGCTGTGATAACTTAGTGCTTAAACAAGATGTGATGTCAAGGAAGTGAAAGGACTGTGATAACTTAGTGGATTATGTGTAGTCTGAGGGGAGTAGGATGCAAATTTCTGCTGGTGTTCTAATCCTGTTTGCTTGTTGGTCGTTGGTGTTGATTATTGCTGGCGTTTGAATGGGTTTTAGGTTGCAATTGGTATTAAGATTCCATGGGTTATTTGTTGTTTGCTTGTTAGTTTACTcttgtttgatttggtttttttaTGCTGAAATTCGTATTGAGTTCCATGTGTTCATATGGCATATGCTTGCAATATCATGTGATATGGTGTGTTAAGTTTGCATGTAGTTAAGTGGAAGATGGCGGATGTcatgtgaaatgaaatgaaatgatgatttttttttatttatttattttattttttttatgtgtgaaTTTCCTACTGAAGATTTGACTTTATTTTGGATTCCTATTACATTCGAGCGTCTATCTGGCCCCGTTCTCTTATTTGATTTTGGACGTGGATCGGGCTTGACCTCACTTGAACCGGAGGACATATTTGGAAGACTTGATCCGATTTAAGCAATGGATGGCCCTGTGAGCGATATTTttattgttgtataatatttgtatttcttatttatttattttaattttaattttattttgtataattgtaaaatataaactttgtaatagtatagcaaaaataataaaaatgcatacataaatattgtagggtgctagaagcatatagatgtTATTTTTAATTGTGTACTCCTTTTTCGAGGGATTTTGTCCCCGTGTAAAAGGAGTTACTTTCTAAAAATTGCTCACcttcaaaataaatcaaaatatgtgGTTGCGTTTGTATACTCCTTTTTCGAGGGATTCTGTCCCCGTGTAAAAGGAGTTATTTTATAAACATTGctcattttcaaaatatattgttgTGTGCTTATGAACTCCTTTTTCGAGGGATTCTGTCCCCGTGTAAAAGGAGTTGTTTTCTAAACATTGctcattttcaaaatatattgttgTGTGCTTGTTTACTCCTTCTTCGAGGGATTCTGTCCCCGTGTAGACAGGAGTTTCTTTCATTTTAATTAGCCCTTGTTCAAGTATTGGTAACCACGCCAGCGGGTGTTGTAGGGTGCTAACACCTTCCCTACGCTCAATCGACTCCCGGACCCAATTCTCAAAATGGCAGATCAGTAATTTAATTGGTGACCAATTGCACCTCCAaaacaattggtggcgacttcattgtttttgtaAGTCCGCCCGCGTTGCGATTCCGGTTGCGACAattggcgacttcactggggacatTTTTCTAGGGTCAAGCCAGGTTTTACTTGAATAAGggctaatttattttctttttcttttcattttcattttttcatacATCTCCTTTTTGTTCTTTGTATATAAGTGTTccttttatttgtatatatgtttttattttatgcatgtatatatgttttagtCTCATtcgtattttctatttttatgggctttaatggtttgtttgttttgcaGCACCTCATTGACATTTTTGCAGGATTTGGGCAAGAGTACAATTTGGGGTTTGGTTGGTAGGGCCTCTCGCACACACTGTGCACCTTATTTTTACCTCACTTACACACACATAGCCCACTACCCAGGCTTCACGTTGGATAGGGGAGGATGGACTATCACTTTCGAGGGATTCTGTCCCCGTGCAGGTGGTAGGTACATTCTCATCGGACTAAACTCCTCATGAAGTTGAGTGAGGAACCCCGTTACCTTATGGGACTACGGGGGCACCTTGTCCGAGACCTCGCGTAATAGATAAAACCTTGACCAAACAATTTAGAGATAGGACACTGAGAGGATATCTCTTACCCCAACTTTTACTCTGTTCAAATTACTGCTATATATTCTTGTTGTTATGTTGCCAAATTTACTGTTTTGTCCATGCCTTTCTGTCTTTATTATCATGTTGTCGGAATttgcattttcttttatattatatCTGATTGTAATTGTACCCGTGTTATTTTGCTGATATTTCTTTCTATTGatcttttccttcatttttcttttctcttttccattTTTATCATTCAAACATATAGGCACAACTTGTGGTTTGGAATCAGTATTATCAGTGTCGTCTACCAAGCATCCATATGACATCCAAGGTAGATAAAGCATATGATGTGGAGAACCAGATGAGAATAATTCAAAAGGCATGGGGAAACTCTTTGAAGGAAGACCAATTACTACCCAGGGTAGGGAAAGTAGTATTCAGGAGCGGTGCATTGCCCAGACTGCAAGACATATGGGAACGGTTGGCAAGATCAGTGAAAGAAGCTTTTCGCCAGAAGTATGGAAGGATTGGAGATTTGATCACAGTGACTGTGCCAATCACTTTGCTACGTGCTGCATTAGAATACTGGGATCCGCCTTACCGTTGCTACACTTTTTGAACAATAGATCTATGCCCCATCACTGAAGAATACGCCCAGATGTTAGGTCTACCAGCTTCCAACCTAAAGGTCTATCACTTCAATGAAGCACCGTCAACCGAAAGGATACTTTCTAGATTGTTAGAGATGGACGTTGccgaaattaaaaaaatgagcaAGATGAAGGGGAAGTTGTGGTGTTTTCCTATCGAACTGTTAATAAAACATGTGGAAGCCAAGCCAAGAGAGACATCAGGGCAAACAACTTTTGCTTTAGCCATTTATGGGACCATTTTGTTCCCAAGCGTACAAGGTTATGTGGAGGCGAGGGTAGTAAAACTTTTCAATAAAGTTGATAACGGGGTGAATCCAATCCCGCCAATCCTTTGCGAAACCATTCGATCTTTGAATGACTGTCggaagaaaggaaaaggaagattCTTCGGTTGTTCTGAACTATTGGGAATTTGGCTAGCAAGTCACTTACAATACTATCCTAAAATAGGAATTCCGGCGATAGATTTTACCCCACATACAGATTCAAGAAGAATGCCTATTGATGACTTCAAGTCGGCAGGTTGGGTTCCAGGGTTCCCGTCTTTACAAACATGGAACGGTTTCTTTGAATCAATTGACACTGATGAAATCATCTGGAGAGCTCCTTGGTTTAAACCAGAAACCTTGATGTACAAATGCGGGACATACAATTGGGTACCTCTACTGGGACCGTGGGGAGCTATCAGTCATGCACCTGCTATGTTCTTTCTACAAGTGGGAGGAACTCAGTGCATACCCATAACTCATGACTTGCCTACAATGGAGTTTCCCTATGATGAACAACGTGATTCGCAAGCAGTCGTGAAGAAGGTGAAAGAAGCACAAAGGGCTTGGGGAGACGTTAGGAGGGTATATCGTGGAGGATGTTTCAGGCCAGACTCAGAATATTTAAAATGGCACCAAAATAGAGGAAAAAGCATATCTGAATACAAAGGGGATGGTGAAAAGCAAGTGGGCACGGTGGAGGAAGAGCAACGTAGGAGTCAAAGCACAGAGGCTGCCGCAAAAACAACCAAAATTAATGTAGAGGCTTCGATTACCACTGAAAAATTGGCAAATGTGGATGGCCAAAAATGTGGAGAAAATCAGACTTTGAACAAGGTAACATTTCCGGAAGTGATCAATACTTATGTGGAGACTATGTCCACCATTGACGATggaacaaagaaaaggaaattgcCAGAACAAGAGATAGAGAACACCAGTTTCAACTATTTGTTTCAAATCCCGGATCAATACTATTTTGACAAATACGAAGGAGAGGACTTCAGAGAGTATGTAAATACAGTCGAAGACGTGGGGATAGGCCTGGAGTATCAAATGATGGAGAAATTCTTTGACAAAAATGATGTGAATGATTCGTTGGACACATGGGAAAATTGTGAAGGTGCTTTAACCCAACGCTTCACCACCAATCAACAACTAGAAGGTCCAGCATCATCCAGAGAAGTCAAACAAACTGAAGAAGCGGGTGTTCAAAGGGACTGCCAAGAAGATCAGTGCAGTAAGAAGGAGAACTCATGCAGAAGTTACGAAACAACGCTGAAAGAAGCTCTTTGATTTTGCCAAGAAAAAAAGATGATTGTACTCAAACGATGATGTTAAATGGAAAGATGTTCTGTTATAATACTGTTTCCAAACCACGAAGTCATAAATAGGAAAATTTGTATCATATgcacatacatacatgcatacatataatAAAAGTAGAAAGCGGAACAATGAATAACCAACTAATGTGGTATCTCTCTATTTCTGTTTCTGAGGAGGTTCATACATCATTGAGCATCACAACCCACATCACCCGCACCATACCCGCTTGAGAACTAGAGTCATGGaggaaataaatcaaaaaatgatGCAGATGAAAGAACAGATGGAGCAGAAAGACTTGGCCTACCAACAGAGGGCGGCAGAAATGCAGAGTCAGATAGAAGCTTTGATGAAACAGTTAGCTGTAAAAGGGAAAGAACCAATGGAAGAACCTAGTTCTTTGAAGAAACCAACGACTCAGGGAATACCCTTGGGTCTGCCTGGAGATACCACAGAACAATTCCGACAGCCAGCCAGTATAGTACCCCCATATCCATGGGCTCAACAAAACTCCATGCCAACCTCTTCTGCTAACCCTATTAGCATTATGCCTGGTCAATCATTCCCTTATGATGAGGCGTACCACTCCGAGCAACTTCTTCCAAGTTCAGGGATGGCCCTTGGAACCAAAGAGGTCGAGGAGAAAAAGACACCACCATCAGTGCTAGAAGATCCATTGGAGGCAGTCAAAAAACTAGAGGGCAAATTGCGTTTTGTTCAGGGATTTGAAGTATCCAAAGTACTTGACCCTCAGAGTTTGAGCCTGGTGAAAGACTTGGAGATGCCTGCGAAGTTCAAACAACCGGATTTCCATATATTCGATGGGAAGGGAATGCCATTGGATCATCTCACTATGTATTGCCACCGCATGCATCCTTATCTCCATAATGAGAAGCTGCTTATTCACTGTTTCCAAGATAGCCTTGACCACACAACTAGGAAATGGTTTAATAGTTTGGATCCTGCGAAGGTCAGTACGTGGAAGGATCTTGCAGAATCTTTCATGGCTAAATATAAACATAACCAGGACATGGCACCCACTAGGTTTGATTTGCAGAACACCCttttgaaagaaggagaaggaTTCAGAGAATACGCTCTAAGATGGAGGGAATTGGCGGCTCAAGTAGTTCCCCCAATCCTGGAAAAGGAACTTATCAGATTATTCCGAGACACGCTCCCAGATCCTTATCCTCTTTTTCTAGCCAGTGCGGGACAATATGATTTGACAGAACTAATACAAGCTGGGGTTGACTTGGAGAGAAGTTTAAAGAAAGGCAGTAAAATTGTGAACTATCAAGAATCGCAATCAGCAAAAGGGCTCAAAGCGAAGAAGGCTGAAGTACACGCTGTCTCTTACCAAAACCCTCAACCTATTTATCCTACTTACCCACCTCCTACTTACACACCGTCTCCAACTTCATATACACCTCCTCAACAATTCCCACAATCATTTCAAACCCCATACCGTCCCCCATATCGTCCCATGCACCCACAAAAGCCACCTAATCCCAACTACCAAAATCCCCGCAATAATTTTCCAAACCCGAATTTAAGACCGGTAAGACCATTTGAACAGTTCGACCCAATTTCGATGTCCTATGCTGAATGTTTTTCTTTGCTAAGGGATCAGGGTCGGGTCTGCCCTATCCCCGGACAGCTTTTTAACCCGCCTTACCCTCCATGGTATAATCCTAACCAAACTTGTGAATATCACGAAAATACACCTGGACATTCGATCAATGATTGTAGGATTTTTAAAAGGGCTGTACAGACTATGAAGAATGCGGGATGGCTGAATTTTGAAGGGGTGAGAAGGCCCAATGTAAATGAAAATCCTTTACCTGATCACAGAGAGGCAGATGCCAACATGGTTGAAGAAGTGGATAATGTTAAGAGGAATGTTGATGAAGTAACTATGAGGTTGGGAGTTTTGTTTGGGTATTTGAGGCAGGCAGGATTGGTCGAATCGGAA encodes the following:
- the LOC119993529 gene encoding uncharacterized protein LOC119993529, producing the protein MEEINQKMMQMKEQMEQKDLAYQQRAAEMQSQIEALMKQLAVKGKEPMEEPSSLKKPTTQGIPLGLPGDTTEQFRQPASIVPPYPWAQQNSMPTSSANPISIMPGQSFPYDEAYHSEQLLPSSGMALGTKEVEEKKTPPSVLEDPLEAVKKLEGKLRFVQGFEVSKVLDPQSLSLVKDLEMPAKFKQPDFHIFDGKGMPLDHLTMYCHRMHPYLHNEKLLIHCFQDSLDHTTRKWFNSLDPAKVSTWKDLAESFMAKYKHNQDMAPTRFDLQNTLLKEGEGFREYALRWRELAAQVVPPILEKELIRLFRDTLPDPYPLFLASAGQYDLTELIQAGVDLERSLKKGSKIVNYQESQSAKGLKAKKAEVHAVSYQNPQPIYPTYPPPTYTPSPTSYTPPQQFPQSFQTPYRPPYRPMHPQKPPNPNYQNPRNNFPNPNLRPVRPFEQFDPISMSYAECFSLLRDQGRVCPIPGQLFNPPYPPWYNPNQTCEYHENTPGHSINDCRIFKRAVQTMKNAGWLNFEGVRRPNVNENPLPDHREADANMVEEVDNVKRNVDEVTMRLGVLFGYLRQAGLVESEEGNNENCGEVGSCQYHGGRSGHSIEDCMLFKERVQQLMNEKKIIFEVRSGKMDEVNVIEEGLPRPMFGGQLEPITLRYYIEDDRVTQPTPYYSGVVPWNYSDKGREEVGNISGVGGMTLSGRCYTPDLSRDLDAEKIRKGKQPMIDDPKARMPEKEIKRPVTEEEVQEFLKIIKQSEYMVVEQLKKMPAKISIFELMMSSEPHRKALMKILNQAYVPEKIPTDSFEGLVGNILVTHLLSFTDEELPMEGRDHNKALYITALCMEKELTSILIDDGSALNVMPKETLIKLSVDFSNIKASSISVRAFDGTRRAVEGEIEIPVMIRDVVFRILFIVMDIVPSYSCLLGRPWIHAAGAVPSSLYQKLKFVHKERVYTINGQSEWMVASLTNNSHIDAPEEGFESPFQSFEIANAICIPEGTPLQIPRVSREVRAAGRAMLRMGFCPGSGLGKNLQGIRNPIEPMLHKERRGLGYRLNMGVREKFSRGMMVFPWLYDTFVFGGMLDPEDVDSIGAFFEDIDEQFSDLQIAMLEGESSLGKPSFVVSRPPGFKLTNWMVQELATPVNKLSE